In Deltaproteobacteria bacterium, a single genomic region encodes these proteins:
- a CDS encoding sigma-70 family RNA polymerase sigma factor, protein MGATASADPRHRGQSDAKPTIAEIYERHAEFVWRVVRRHGIPDAEAQDVMHEVFLIAQRRLPQYDGRASITTWLFHIARGVTSNLRRGRAREQARLRVVAEQPAAPAIDADPEHGASRSEALAFMRGFLAELDDGKRDVFELVELEGAAMPEVAESLGINLNTAYSRLRLARQAFSLAVARWQGRGTP, encoded by the coding sequence ATGGGGGCGACCGCGTCCGCGGATCCGCGACACCGAGGCCAGTCCGATGCGAAGCCGACGATCGCCGAGATCTACGAGCGCCACGCCGAGTTCGTGTGGCGCGTCGTGCGTCGTCACGGCATCCCCGACGCCGAGGCCCAGGACGTGATGCACGAGGTCTTCCTGATCGCGCAGCGTCGGCTGCCGCAGTACGACGGCCGCGCGTCGATCACCACGTGGCTGTTCCACATCGCACGCGGGGTCACGAGCAACCTGCGTCGCGGTCGCGCGCGGGAGCAGGCGCGCCTGCGCGTGGTTGCCGAGCAGCCCGCGGCGCCGGCGATCGATGCCGACCCCGAACACGGGGCCTCACGGAGCGAGGCGCTCGCGTTCATGCGCGGGTTCCTGGCCGAGCTCGACGACGGTAAGCGCGACGTGTTCGAGCTGGTCGAGCTCGAGGGCGCAGCGATGCCAGAGGTCGCCGAGAGCCTCGGCATCAATCTCAACACCGCCTACTCGCGCCTGCGACTGGCGCGGCAGGCCTTCTCGCTGGCGGTCGCGCGCTGGCAAGGGCGGGGGACGCCGTGA